The Denticeps clupeoides chromosome 5, fDenClu1.1, whole genome shotgun sequence genome includes a region encoding these proteins:
- the dpy19l1l gene encoding dpy-19-like 1, like — MAVKSRRQSGKDPAPHGGQAAPPASAKSRRPGRDGKGGGGGHGHGHDGSSQGKNGVFVRNKPGLAPSAVLRTGATLLLAVVAGVFHWYHLTRLFENDRHFSHLSALEKEMAFRTEMGLYYSYFKTIIEAPTFLNGLHHVMNDGLTEYPLVINTLKRFNLYPEVVLASWYRTYSGTMGLLGIPTKMCWSINRGEGLSPVESCEGMGDPAYFYVAFVFLLNGAMMGLFFIYGTYLSGSRLGGIITAACFFFNHGESTRVMWTPPLRESFSYPFLVLQMLLLTYILRTREPGKKAMVALGLSNVFFMLPWQFAQFVLLTQVASLFACYILGYLNPVKMQSLLVTHMISLGVCFVLMFGNSMLLTSFYASSLVSIWGIIALRHRFAGVFSTGLVLWVMQGLAWVASTVAFKFVASKVFGSSDDAHISSLIKSKFTSYKDFDTMMYTCAAEFDFMEVETPLRYIKTLLLPINLLVVAAVVGRIVPDILRVLQGGEKFVGKAEKDEPDQSQMFPKGELVYHSLQLIAFAVLAVLIMRLKLFLTPHMCIMASLVCSRQLFGWIGEKLKLQLVAFAILALMAVQGVSNLQNQWGIIGEFSNLPQEQLLEWIKANTKPSAVFAGAMPTMASVKLSAGRPIVNHPHYEDAGLRERTKMVYAMYSRKPAEVVKRNLQNLQVDFFILEDSWCTRRSRPGCSMPEIWDLGDQENAGKIPLCTILSRDSQPHFKTVFQNTVYKVLKVPKASKVTR, encoded by the exons ATGGCGGTGAAGTCGCGGAGACAGAGCGGCAAGGATCCGGCGCCGCACGGCGGCCAGGCTGCGCCTCCCGCCTCCGCCAAAAGCAGACGGCCGGGCAGGGATGGcaaaggcggcggcggcggccacgGCCACGGCCACGACGGCTCTTCTCAGGGCAAGAACGGGGTCTTCGTCCGAAACAAGCCGGGCCTCGCTCCGTCCGCCGTCCTGAGGACGGGCGCCACGCTGCTCCTCG CTGTTGTTGCAGGAGTTTTCCACTG gtatCACCTAACACGTCTGTTTGAAAATGACAGACACTTTTCACACTTGTCTGCACTGGAGAAGGAAATGGCTTTCAGAACAGAGATG GGCCTATACTACTCTTACTTCAAGACCATCATCGAAGCGCCAACATTCCTAAATGGGCTTCATCATGTCATGAACGATGGCCTCACCGAGTATCCCTTGGTAATAAACACGCTGAAGCGGTTCAATTTATATCCCGAG GTGGTCCTCGCCAGCTGGTACAGAACATACAGTGGTACAATGGGGCTTTTGGGGATCCCCACCAAGATGTGTTGGTCCATCAACAGGGGGGAGGGACTGAGCCCAGTGGAGAGCTGCGAAG GCATGGGAGATCCTGCTTACTTTTACGTCGCGTTTGTGTTCCTCCTAAATGGCGCAATGATGGGCCTGTTCTTCATCTACGGAACCTACCTGAG TGGCAGTCGGCTGGGGGGCATTATAACGGCCGCGTGTTTCTTCTTCAACCACGGAGAG AGCACCCGGGTCATGTGGACACCGCCACTGAGGGAGAGCTTCTCATACCCTTTCCTGGTTCTGCAGATGCTGCTGCTCACCTACATCCTTAG gaCTCGAGAGCCTGGCAAAAAAGCCATGGTTGCTCTGGGACTCTCTAACGTGTTCTTCATGCTGCCGTGGCAGTTCGCTCAGTTCGTCTTGCTAACTCAG GTGGCCTCCTTATTTGCATGCTACATCCTTGGATATCTGAATCCCGTGAAAATGCAGTCGCTTCTGGTGACACACATG ATTTCAttaggtgtgtgttttgttctgatGTTCGGAAATTCAATGCTGCTGACATCTTTCTATGCCTCTTCATTGGTCTCTATCTGG GGTATAATCGCACTGAGACACAGATTTGCAGGAGTCTTCAGTACGGGGCTTGTTTTATGG gTCATGCAAGGCCTTGCATGGGTTGCATCAACTGTTGCTTTTAAGTTTGTGGCGTCAAAAGTTTTTGGGTCATCCGATGAT GCTCACATCAGCAGCCTGATCAAGTCTAAGTTTACAAGCTACAAGGATTTTGACACCATGATGTACACGTGTGCGGCTGAGTTTGACTTCATGGAGGTGGAG ACTCCACTGCGTTATATCAAGACCCTGCTGCTCCCAATAAACCTACTTGTTGTCGCTGCTGTGGTTGGAAGG ATTGTTCCGGACATTTTGAGGGTGCTTCAGGGTGGAGAGAAGTTCGTAGGCAAAGCTGAGAAAGATGAACCTGACCA GTCTCAGATGTTTCCCAAAGGAGAG CTGGTGTACCACAGTCTACAGCTGATAGCATTTGCTGTCCTGGCTGTACTCATTATGCGCTTGAAGCTCTTCCTCACGCCTCACATGTGCATCATGGCATCTTTAGTCTGCTCCAGACAG TTGTTTGGCTGGATTGGTGAGAAGCTGAAACTGCAGCTGGTGGCCTTTGCCATCCTGGCACTCATGGCTGTGCAAGGCGTTTCCAATCTGCAGAACCAGTGGGGCATCATTGGAGAATTTAGCAACCTTCCCCAGGAGCAGCTGCTGGAGTGGATCAAGGCTAACACCAAACCCA GTGCTGTGTTTGCTGGTGCCATGCCTACTATGGCCAGTGTGAAACTGTCAGCTGGCAGACCCATAGTTAACCATCCTCACTATGAAGATGCAGGCCTGAG GGAAAGAACAAAGATGGTCTATGCCATGTACAGTCGCAAGCCTGCTGAGGTGGTAAAAAGGAACCTGCAGAACCTTCAGGTGGACTTCTTCATATTAGAGGACTCTTGGTGCACACGACGCTCCAG aCCCGGCTGCAGCATGCCGGAGATCTGGGATCTGGGGGACCAGGAAAATGCTGGAAAGATCCCCCTGTGCACAATCTTGTCCCGGGACTCTCAGCCCCACTTCAAAACTGTCTTTCAGAACACTGTGTATAAGGTTTTAAAAGTCCCCAAAGCATCCAAAGTCACCAGATAG